The Brassica napus cultivar Da-Ae chromosome C7, Da-Ae, whole genome shotgun sequence genomic interval AGACTTCTCCTAAACTTTCAATTTATCAAGTACACCgattttaaatttaacaaaaagaTGAAGTTGCTTGAGACAATCTGAGGACCTCGTTCGAGAAGGTTCCTTGGAGACCTGCAGCAAGTTGATGCAATGGTCGGGACATAATGTTGCAAAGCAGTGTTGAGTTAgcaatctctttttcttttcttttatctctGGAGAGTATATTCTGTTTACCAGTAGCATCCGCAGAATTTAGCGATCAGTAGGAatgtttgataaaaattattattttggatTGTTCAGAATTAGCTAAGTGTTTTCAAGGCATACGACAAAGAAGTAGCTCAAACTAACCTCCTAGTAAAAATACTCATCATCAGAGACTTGACTCGTCACTAGGGGCCAACCTACCCTCGGCTCCTCGAAAACTGATGAACACTTATTGATGTTCAGGAGATGTTTTTTGGTAGGTTGCCCCCATGGTCGGACGTCTTCTTCAATGCTCGGTGACCACGCGATTTCTAAAGATTGGTCAATTTCCCACATAATAGAATTATAGTAGAGAGACATAAACAATAACACATTTTGAATGAGTTAACACCAAATACCAATGTACTTTCGTCCAAATGTCACAAGTCTACAACAAAAACATAAACCCCTTAACCTCGTCAGGTTGGTTCGGTAAGTGTTCCAGGTAGCTTCTGATGTCTTCAAAGTTCAATTCCCTAGTCCAACTAACCGATTCACTGCCACAATGCAAAACTGAAAGCCTTCTTTTGTCCCTAAGATCTTCCCTCTTCTTTTTATTGCtgcgaaaaaaaaaatcaaaacttatgTGCACTAACAAAGCTCTGCACAAGTTTTTGTCCTCATTTTCAGCTTTTCTCTCAATATAACACGATTGAAGTTCAAATTTTCAAGAATAGAGCATGCTTGAAGCTATCCGATCTTGTTCAAAACGTTGATAGGCTCTTCTAGTTCTCAGAAACAAGACAACACTTGAAGCTAGCCCAATCACCGACAAGCATCCCCACCACACAAACGTTAGGAAATAACAGTCTCGCCCCATACATATAACCGACCCGGTCTTTGACCCAGCGGTGCTATGGGATTCATAGACCAAAGCAGCTAAGAAACCGTAGACCAAGGATCCTATCGGTATGTTTGTGATGAGGATGTTGTGGTTAACCCCGACGCTGTTTGGTCCAAAGAGCTCAGACGTTATGGAAACAGCTGCTGCGAAAATGAAACCCGAGCTTAGACCGATTAGAGCTGTTCCTGCTTGTAACGCTGACAAACTCCCTGATGATGCCAGCAAGAAAAGAGCAACTGTGGTTGGGAAAAGAGCGACGGCTAGCCACCCGGTTCTAGCGAAATAAAACTTCCTGCACAATTCAATAAGATCATAAATCTTCTCAAGATGCTAGAAACAGAGGAGTGCAAAAAGGGACTTACGCTCTGATATAGTCTGGTGTTGCTGAAAGCAACCGACCAAAGAATGAGAAAGACGAATAAAGCGTGACAAGAGTTGTTGTCTCAGAGCTTTGTCCTAAAGATTGTGCAATCTGTCCAAGGTTGTTGCTATAGACAAGTCCAATCGTGCCACCGCAAAAATAAGCTATATAGTAAAGCCAGAAGTCTGATCTGCACAATAGCATAAACAGAGGATGTTCTTCTCCAAGCATTCCAAGTTGGTTTCTTGTAATGAGCTTACTGCAACAAGATCTGCTGTTGTTATCTTCAATGAAACTCTTCTGAACAGGAGTAATGGCTGTTCGCAGTACTATATCATCGTTCAGCAACTGATAGCCGTCGAAGCTAGCTTCACGTGTGACCATTCCTTTATGTATCTCAAGCTCATCGACATCAACGAGAATGAAACCGGAACCTTCTAAACGGAAACTGGAGTGGACTTTGTGCAGATACCAGTTACGAGCGTAGACTAAACCGGGAAGGCATAAAGGGAGAATCAAGAGAAGAATCGATCCACCAAAGAGGAGACGAGCTGAGGTTACACCAGAAGTCTTTGAACCAAAGAGAAGCAGATAAACCCCGTTCAAAACCGCTAATATGTTGAGCAAGAGAAACATGAAAGAGTCTCTACGAACTCCGTCTGGTGGGAGAGGCTCAAGAGGCGGTTGGCGAATAATAGGGATGAGAGCAGCGAAGGAGACGATGAGAGGAATAAGGGCGTTTAAGAGAAGGTATAGCTGTGTGGAGATAGGGTTGATTGCGTTGTAAGCAAGAGTGTATAAGGCAGCACTAACGCCATTGAAGCTGACTGTGAGAGAAAGCGCAAGTGATCTGTTGGCAGGGAAGTTTCTGATGCAGAGCACAAAGCAGACTGTGTTAAACCAGCAGATACTTAGTCCGGCTAGTAAACAACATAGAAACACCTGCCACAACGTTACAGAAACCATATTTAGCTATAAGGAGTTTCTGAGACCATGTCACAAAGTATGCTGAAGGCAATAAAGATGCCGAACTACTTGTGGGGTGAAGCTATACTACATTCAACTTACCTCATCAACAGAGTTCCTACAAAAGCCTTGAAGAATCAGACACCATACGAGTGCCTCACATCGAAGAAACCAAATATCAAGCACTTGAGGATATTCGGTTGTGTAGCTCATGCGAAAATCACTGGACCTTATTTGAAGAAGTTGAATGAGAGATCAAAGAGTATGGTCAATCTTGGAACCGAGCCGGGCTCCAAAGCCTATAGACTCTATGATCCAGACATAGGGAAGGTGATGGTGAGTAGATATGTGATTTTCGATGAGAAGAAAGCTTGGGACTGGGCGTCTACAACAAACCAAGCTGATTGTGAACCGAGCATGCTTAAGCTTCCACATATGGTGATATAGAAGAAGGTAATGATTAAGATGATGATCATGGAAATGAAGCTATAAAccaagatgaggaagaagaagaagatgcggATCACAATGCAAACCAAGACGGTGGAGGTCAACCGTTGGTGACTAGACAAGGCCGAACCATAATAAAACCAAGATATCTCGATGATTATGTGTTACTTGCAGATCAAGAAAGTGCAATGATGTTGCTCACAGTGGATGGCGAGCCAGAGAACTATTTTGAAGCTGAACACGTACGAGTTGTAGTctatcacaagaaacaagacaTGGGAGCTTGTAGATAGACCGACTGGAGTGAAACATATAGGGTTGAAGTGGATCTACAAGATAAAGAGAAAGGCGGATGGTACAGTGAGCAAGTATAAGGCGAGACTTGTGGCAAAAGGCTATGTACAAAAAGAAGGAATAGATTTCGATGAAGTGTTTGCACCAGTGGCGCGACTCAAAACTATTCGGCTCTTAAAAGCCCTCACAGGAACAAACGGTTGGGAGATACATCACATAGATGTGAAGACCGCCTTCTTGAATGGAGATCTAAAGGAGTTAGTGTATGTAACTCAACCCAAAGGTTtcgaaaagaaaggagaagaggatCGAGTTTATGTTTTACACAAGGCTTTGTATGGGTTACGCCAGGCACCCAAGGCATGGAATGTGAAACTCGATCATGTTTTCAAGGAGATGAGATTTGAGAAGTGCACGAAGGAACCATCAGTGTACCGCAAGACTGAAGGAGGAGACGTCTTGATCATAGCCATCTACgttgatgatatatttgtgACAGGAACTTCGCTTAAGGTGATTAGGCAATTCAAGGAGGAGATGCCTAAGAAGTTCGAGATGTTAGATCTAGGTAAGCTAACGTACTACCTTGGCATAGAGGTGATTCAAGGAGCAGGCGGAATCAGAATAAAGCAAGAGAGGTATGGTCAAGGAATCCTGTGTGACACAAAGATGGAAGCGTGTAACGCAACTCAAATTCCAATGAAGGCGAATTTGAAGATCTCAAAAGCTGAAGATGAACGAGAGATAGATGCTACAGAGTTCAGAAGAATCATAGGATGTTTGAGGTATCTGCTTCACACAAGACCTGGCCTGAGTTATGCAGTAGGTGTTCTTAGCAGATACATGCACAATTCGAGAGACTCTCACGGACAAGCCATCAAGCACATATTGCGGTATGTGAAAGGAACAACAAACTATAGTCTGTTCTTCAAAAGAGATGGGTCAAGGAGTGTCATTGGTTATAGTGACAGCAGTCACAACATTGATCTCGATGACGGGAGGAGCACGTCAGGACATGCATTCTACTACGGTTCATCACTAATCACTTGGACGTCGCAGAAGCAGCAGACGGTTGCATTGTCATCATGTGAAGCAGAGTTCATGGCAACAACAGAAGCAAAGCAAGTTATATGGATCAAGGAGTTGTTGAGTGAGATACTAAGCAAAGAAGGCGAGAAGGTCAAGCTTAGGATCGACAACAAATCAGTCATTGCTCTAACGAAGAATCCAgttttccatggaaggagtaagCATGTACTCAAGAAGTATCACTTCATTCGTGAGTGTGTGGAGAATGGACAGATCGAAGTGGATTAGTGGAGCATGTGTCGGGTGTTGAGCAGAAGGCCGACATCTTTACCAAGCCATTAGCAAGTATTATGTTCAAGCAAATGAGGAGCTTAATCGAAGTTCAAGAAATTGATCTCCctaattcaagttggaattaagggggtgaatgttggataattcaaATCTTGTGGAAACTTATAGtattagattttaaatatattaagataaacacaataaggaaacctagaaataggcactacaagaaaaatgggtTTTATTAGCGGACGAAAAACGCTATCTAACGATATGATAGCGGTTTTAGAAGCGTTGTATCATCGCCTGTCATAATAGGTTAAGTACATTAGATAGCAGTTTTTTTGCATTGCTATCATATTGTGATAAACTATAGCGTTTTATTGCAagcaattaaatattttttataacttttttttattgttattatttaccttactaaaaattaaaaaaaattaaaaaaaatactttaaaagatatttataaatCGAAATTGGTTACAAAGTTAAAGACCGGTACACCAAATAAACCAAActtaaccaaaatttttttaacaaaataaaatctaaacctaaaacaAAAACCTAGTCTACGCCTCCATGAACCGTCTCCCCCATATCGCCGTATACATCTCGTCGCCGTGTCAATCCCGTCGTCCTCATCCTCCTCTATTCGTCGTCGCCGTCCTCCTCCATTGCTGTGTCGACCAAGCTCTCGC includes:
- the LOC106446527 gene encoding protein NUCLEAR FUSION DEFECTIVE 4-like, which produces MVSVTLWQVFLCCLLAGLSICWFNTVCFVLCIRNFPANRSLALSLTVSFNGVSAALYTLAYNAINPISTQLYLLLNALIPLIVSFAALIPIIRQPPLEPLPPDGVRRDSFMFLLLNILAVLNGVYLLLFGSKTSGVTSARLLFGGSILLLILPLCLPGLVYARNWYLHKVHSSFRLEGSGFILVDVDELEIHKGMVTREASFDGYQLLNDDIVLRTAITPVQKSFIEDNNSRSCCSKLITRNQLGMLGEEHPLFMLLCRSDFWLYYIAYFCGGTIGLVYSNNLGQIAQSLGQSSETTTLVTLYSSFSFFGRLLSATPDYIRAKFYFARTGWLAVALFPTTVALFLLASSGSLSALQAGTALIGLSSGFIFAAAVSITSELFGPNSVGVNHNILITNIPIGSLVYGFLAALVYESHSTAGSKTGSVICMGRDCYFLTFVWWGCLSVIGLASSVVLFLRTRRAYQRFEQDRIASSMLYS